CAGAGGATGATTGGCTAGTAACAGTTATTCGCCCGCCCCAAGTCCATGTTGTACGGTCAACACCAATGCTGAAGCATGTACACCATCATATTCGCCTGCCCAAGCACCCCTTTCAGAACATGATATAGCTTGAGGCGATGAAACCCTTATTATCCACTAGCTATATCAGGCAAACAATTGCAGGGCACAATTGCAAGGAAAATAAAACAGGATATTGATCAAAGGAACCGGACATGACTAAGGACCTCAATGGAATCACCAATTTCTGGCTTGTGTAATGTTGACCATCATAGGTGGCTTCTCAcaaagcagatgacaggttgGGCAAATAATATTGGCATGATTGTAGGACATTATTGTTTTGCTGGATGGTATTTTTTTAATGTCTAATATTTCCTTATTCAATTGGGGTTCTGACTCTCTGTTATGTTGATATATTGGACTTGCAGATTTATAGCTGTAGTTATCAGGGCGAAATTTGTCATACGGATGTTGAGAACGAGAACTTTAATATGATCCAGTTGTGTGACTATCCTGTTTTCTCACTTTGTCAAGCACCAAATAGTCCCAGCTGCCTTTATTTCGGCGAGTGTTAGGGTCATTATTAAGGACCCCGATGTCCTTAGTCTCATCAGTCTACGACTGTAGATCACGGATCTCCGAAAACTCTTCAGGTCTCCAGGCCTCCGGGTGTCCTCCGAGCTTAGGCAGGTTCTCTGGAGCCCCTGTCCTCCGAAGTTTGGGCAGGCTCTTCGGAGCCCTAGTCCTCCGAAGGATAGGGTAGCCTCTCCGAAGCCCGAAGGGTAAGCCATCAGGTCTTGGCAAAAGATCAGCTAGAAGGGGCCCGTCGGACGTTCTccgcctgcaaggaagtgaccggtatttaatgctggtgcaagtggtggctatCCTGATATCCTAGTGCAagtggaggttatcctgacattCGGGATAGTGCGGCGCCGTGCTGCAATTGACGACCGGCCAAGTATCGCACCCTCTGGGTTATCTATGCCACTGTATttgccatagtagataatatcttctagttagAGGTAAATTTATTCTGCCTGAACCCAGGCTATGTAATTCAACTAGCCCCAAGTCCCTGTAGCACAGCAGTAACTTGCgtcgctatctctgtaaggaCATATTTGTATACTTACACTCCGAATGGTATTATAAATACAGACCTATGGTCATCAGGCCAGAGACCAATCTTTTTTACCATTAAGATATTTGGTATTCttccctctccacttcttctccaagcttgagtctcctctctagaagaggctctcgccgtacttgttcGTGGAAAACATTTTCTTCCTCCAACAGCGTGCTGTTCGTGGGATACGAACGTAGAAGTactagagaggtaggatgccacccaaaaagaagaacaccaaggccGCAACACAGGTGGCCGACTCCTCGGCCACGCTTGTGCAAAGGTCCACACGACCATTGCAACCGAGCTTGCGATACGCCAACAACAGCCCCAAACTAGGGGGAATGGGCGCCCTGTGGCCACCATAGGCCCAGCATCGACCTTGGTCGTGCCTGACACTAAGGGGGCCACCGTCTCAGAGTCCCTCCAAGAGCAGCACAACGAGACCCCTGTTGTGTCCCTAGGGGCTGCAACCAGAACTGTCGCCACGAACGCCGCCATGGCCGGCCAACAATCGCACGTGATGGCCATTCAGGCTCAGTTGGAGGAGCTGTAGGCAGCCCTATGGGCCTTACAGCAACCCGCGGGCTTGACCGCGGCTGCCCCCGTAACAGCCAGCATTATGTTGGCCAGGGCTCCAGGGGCTGGTGGGAACTTCGGCATCCCAGCCCCTcatcaccaccagcaccacTGGCAGCTGGTACATAGGATTCGTAGCCTCGGGCCCATCGGCGCGAGACTCCGTTACTAGACCATGATTCTCCCCTGCAACCAAACCTGCAAGCCATACCCTTTTTGGAGGGGTTCCGAACCCCCCAAGCTACCCAAGTCTAGGGGTGATTTAGATTCAGAGGAATTTGTTCGCTCATATGCCCTCGCCATAAAGGCCAACGGAGGTGGGCAGGTCACCATGGCCAAATGCTTCCCTCTAGCCTTGGAGGGAGTAGCCCTCCGatggttctgggcgctggatCCGGGGACCATTGACGCCTGGGCTCAGCTCTAAGATGCCTTCTACAACAATTATTAGGGCGCGTTTGTTGAACCAATGACCTCCGAGAGCCTGTTCACCATCAGGCAACAGCCAGGTGAGACCCTCCGTGATTACTTCCGGAGGTTTTCCCAAACCAAGGCCCAGATCAGAGGCATATCGGAGTCGTCGGTCATCGATGCAGCAACTCAGGGGCTTGGCCAAAGGGCCCCTCTACAATCGATTGAACCAATGCCCTATGCGCTTGGTGGAGGCCCTCATGTGCAAATTCAAGGAATAcgcatgggggggggggggaggaagaAAAGCTCCGCCAGAGGCTCGCGCAGGCTATCTTaggatttaaaatatttaattcaattattatttttaagtcTTAATCGTGTTGTTATCAATAAAAaaagggagattgaaagtgcatctaggcccacTATGtgagttttggataattgatgacaagcgATCAAGTGACTAATGAAGCTTAATGAGTATATGGACAGGTATTAGTCTCATAGAGAAGTTAAAAGATGCTATGGACccttaaaaaggaaaagagaagtggcatgTGGTTACTCAAtagttttaaatttattttatttttgaaattaagtataggtatgtcgtactatcaagagatATGCGTATAGATTAACTTGAAGATGTCTTAGTACTCAAAGTACCCATTTTATCTAAAGATGAGAGACGCAAAACACCCTATGAATACTGGGAAGTTCTAAGTTGCTAGCTGATCCGGAAGTTCCAGGTTGATCCAAAAGTTTCGGGTAGCCGGAACCTCAGGATTAATTCCGGTCTAGGGGTTCTCGGGTGCTTTTCTTGTTTGGACCCGAAAGTTTCGGATGGGTTCAGAACTTTCAGATTATGGCATTTTTATCTGGACCCGCCGGATAGAGTTTCAGGTTGGGGTCCTCTGTTGCTTAGGTCTCGTGCtaatcggaagttctgggttTAGCCAGATTGGACTGTAAGTTTTggggggttgggtataaataacCCCTCACCCCCTCCACTCTTTGGCTGTTGACCTACCacgagacaaaaaaaaaaaaaactcttagcCATTTGATagctctctcccactctcttTGGCTTCAATTCTTGTAAGGATTGAGAGTTGGGTTAAGAGATtaagattgagtgctagtgagcttcATTCCCacctttgagcacttgagttcatcgtcaagccgCATCGATATCGcattattactcttggagcttggagctcctagacggctatGCGTCGCCCAGCGAGTACCCAATCTTGTGGAGTGTCGCGGCACGTTTGTGAAGATTCCTCCTTGTCTCTGCAAGGAAAAAGGACATTGAGTAAGCCTCgagctcgatcttcgtggtcgctCAGTGAGGGAAACGATTGAAAGAggcccgactctttgtgagctcttCAACGAAGATGTAGGATCCTTGGATTCGAACTTCGGAAAACAAATCACTTATCTCCTTTGCTTACTTGTGTCATTCTTGTGATCGTCTTGTACCTATTGCCTTTTGGACAATTTACCCTGATCTACTTGTTGGTAAGTTTGTAGCTGCATGTGTTTTGTTAAAAGGCTTGGAAACATCATTGGTGATCTGTGGTAACACTTGAATTCAAATAGAATTGCAAAAGCATAGTTTAATCTTAGTTTCGTGCTATGTGACCAGAATATTCGGGTTGAGCCCGGAACTTCCGGATAAGGCCAGAAGTTCCAGATTCTGTTTAATCTGTTGCGATGTTTTAAGTTTTCAAGAATGCCTATTCACCTCTTCAGGTGACATCTTGATCCTTCACCTCCCCTCAGAAATTCTAGTACACCAAACTGCTTATAtccagaaaatattaaaaaaatttattaaacaaaTAATATCTATCTAAAACATCTATGATTGTTCGATCTttagatataaaaaaagatCTATTTAGACCACGAGATAATGAAAAAAAGATACTAGAATCCGAAGTTCCATATCTCAATACTATTAGAACATTCATATATGTTGCAAATTGCACCCGCTGCTGCCGGTGGTTATTCTTCACGTCCGTTCTATCCCGCGCCCTACCGCTGCCCGTGGCTGCCGCCCCATCCATGCATTGCTGCAATCAACACGGCCGCTGTTCTCGTCGGTGCGTGCTAGTCTGTATTTTGGCGCTGTGTGCTGCGGTTACGGTTGGGGCTGTCTGCCCGCCTATAGCCCAAAGGTTGCCTGCAACTGCAACCTGTAGGCACTGGCATATCCTCTTCGAGCTCCACTTCTTGCTGCACCATCTTATTGGCCACTAATCTTGATATTAGAGAGGTAAATGTCCCACGTTAGCTTCATCTTTGCCTTACGTTGCTTAATCGGGTTATGCAACTCCTCGCGGCGAGTTCCTTTGTTCTCAGTTTAGCACACTGATTAGTTTACTCTGCACTCAGTGTGTGATCCTGTTTAGTGTTGAGAAAGAGTTGCTAGATGCGCAGATGAATAGCAAAATCTAATCCATTATGTAGCTCTGATATTTCAGAACGTGCTAATTTTAAACAGAGTGCTCCATTGAGATATGTTAATACTTTCAAAAGTGCCAAAACATGTATATGATTATGGTTGATGCTACTCATATCACTGATGGTTCTATATTTATTCCTCTCTTCtatgaaatttttaaaaagttcTGTATGATTTCAGAATATATTATCGCATCCACCTCCTCGTGCACCCACCTCCTGTTAAAGGCTCCAAGGAAGCCTCCGGGTAAAAGGGGGGCctgatagtaaaaaaataaaaataaaagaatatattATCGCCTTTTGAGTTCCATTTGTACCTGCCTAGAGTTCGGTCTTCCAGTGTTATATTCCAACTATGTGCCATGCTTTTCATTCAAGTGGCTAAAGTACAGCCTACCGGCTACCGAACAAAATTAATAGGGTATTGCTTCTGCGCAGCTTAAGTGAGCAGCTCATTGCTTAAATTTCGAGTTCTCCTTCCATTCATATAATATGTTCAGCAAAAATGGCTGAATCATTTCAGTGGTCACATTCCATTTCAGTATTGAAACAATAGGAACATCCATTAATATCTGCCTGCATGACAAAGTTTTCATGTTAGTGGAGACAGTTCAATAAAGAAAACTTAAATTGGATTGTAGTAATGTCGTTCTCTTATAACGTTATGTGTTCCTCTCATCAAGAAACTCATTGTTGGTGCAACAAAaaggatgattttttttcccattgCTTGCCATTTGTTTTACATTAAGTTCAACCCTAAGTTATATGATAAGCTAAATGTACAGATTGCTGAAGTGCTGCCTGGATCACAGTGGTAAACTCTTTCTGCAGTACATATCTAAGACTGCCTGGGTCTGGTCGTCGTCGGCATCACCTCCAGGTGCAGCGCAGCTCCATCCTCACCTGTAGCAGCCAGAGTTCATCTCTTTTCTTCGTATTCTTCTTATTTCTCTCCCATATTTTCTGATCTGTCAGAATTTTGATATGAAAATTTCATTATCTTGTTCAATTGGTCTAATCAATTCCTTGTTCTCTCTGTTTTTATATGGTGGTACTTCTTTATGGCTGATTAATGTTCTTGGGGATCATTCTACAAATTGCATGGCATTTGTTTCACTGATTTCATGGCATTGTATTTCACTGCTTATAGGCATAGCCATGGCTAGGAAAAACCATCCCAATCTTATCTAAACGGCCTCGTCATTTGCCCCGTCCTCCAGATCATTCATTGTCTGGTGAATCAGTCGAGGAATCCTGAAATCAAGCAGCAGCGGCAGTGTAACCCATATGTTGCTGGAAGATCAACCTCTGCCGAGAGCAAATTTTGGGATAACTCTCAGGAAAAGCTATTCAATCAGGTCTACCGTTCCATGGGTGTGTTCGAGCATAAATTTGTGGACTGGTCTGACATAGCTAATCCAGAAATTTGTGCTTTTGATGTGTCCATCAAGTACAAGAATCTTGGGCTGAAAGGTCTAGCTAGCTTGAACGCGACTTGGGTTTGGAACGAAGAATTTGTTAAGCAATTATATGCCACTGTTTTTATCAACCCTGATCGCACTCATGGTTTGGTGTCTCAACGGAATTCATGATAGGCTGTAGCTGTCATGCTGCCACCAAGGAGGATTGAAAAGGCTCTATCTACTAATTAAACCTAGAGCTAGCAGCATTGTTTTGCAGACACCAGGTCGTTTGAATTCTACTGATGCTTTGTCTCTGTGTTGTGCCAAGAAAGTTCGGCAAAACCTTAAACCTGAGGTTGACCTTACTGTCAAGATAAACGAACATACCATTTTTCCTAGATCAGGGAATCGCGGTGACTGCACGACTGTTCCTCTCAAGCTTGCTCATGCCATTTACCATCAAAAGCATTTCGATATTGCCCATTTCCTCAGCGAGATGTGTGCAGTCATTGAGACACCAAACCATGCGTTACCTTATGCACCTCATATCATTCGTCTTCTGCGTCATCTTAAAGTTATCCCCGAGAACAATTATCTCCCATGTGTTCCCAAGAAGTACTCCCATTTGCCGCTCTGAACCTGGTAGGTAGAGCTACATGGAGAAAAGTAGCAACATGCTCTTGTACGGAGCAGTGGATGCTATCTCGCAGCAAGTTcctttctctaaaaaaattcgCTGGGAATGCAGCAAGTCTGTGAGCATCACAGTTGaaaatattatattaattaGGTTGGGAATGCCTAAGCTTAGAATTCGGCACATGCCCGTTGCTAATCCTTTCTTCAGTAGTACTAACATTGACCTCCATCCTCTCCTCCCTGGATGCTTCGCGGTCGCCATCTTTCCTCTCCCTCACTTGACTCGCACCAACTGGTTAACATTCGACCAGCGTTTGCATTccataataaaataaaatgcgATTCCGGTGACACTGCAAGGCCAAGCTCTTTCCAGTTCCCTTCTAAGTTTAATCTCTATGCAATATCTGTTAGCCAAATTGACAACTTACATCCAGGAAATGATTATCAGATATTCCTACGGTTCTAGGTATTCTGTCCAAGTGAACATTAGTTGATTTTACACAAAGGCATCTGCGTATTTGCCTCAAAATGCAGTGAGCAAAGGAACTAGGAAGAATGAGATACAATATAATTTCTCTCTAACAGCTTTATAAACCTTAATAAATCCAAGTGACAGAAGTTTCTAAAAGTTCTTAAGCGCGTCAGCAAGTTACTGTCCCTCCATGCTATTTTTGTTGGTAATAAATAAGCTTGGACAAGAAAACATAACTTATGGCGTACCTCCAGCTCATGCATTCCTCAACACCTTCAACAGTGGAAATGCAGCACTACAAAACGTCCTTTTGTGCTGATTACTTAACTGCTTAAACCTTTCGACCAGACCAAGATTGAGATCTGGAATTGGGGAAGATCCTTGGCCCGCTGATTTATTCCTTGAGTTTTCGAGCTCTTCAAGACTAGGCATATCCCATCCTGGGATCACCTTCACAGGCAACTTGGATTTTAGCACTGATCTCCAATATGGGAAAAAACTTCTCCGTGCATATTTGAGTTTCCATGCTCTAGGTGTTGCGTTTCTCACAACCTGCCTCAGTTAAAAAAAAGATCTAAATGTTAGAAATCCCAAAACATCAGATATTTCAGCATGATCTGCCCGGCAGCATTTACATGATATACTACATGTTATCTGCATTGTTATGGAAAATGCACTATCACTAAAGCaactcaaaatatttttctgcAGTAGGATATTCTGTGACTAAAGTAACTCTCGCCAGTGCTTTGACCAGTCACAAAGGTTAAGGAAGTTTCAAGTGGAAAGATAGAAGCTGGTCAAGAGAATATAGAAGATAGGGGCAAAGAAAGACTAGCATTAAATCTACAAGCATGCCTCTTACCAAACCAAGGCATTTTGGCAGTGAAAGAGCCACAAGTTTTATGTAGTTATAGATTGACATGCGTATCAATTTTTCCCTTTCAGTTTTCACCTAGATGAGTTGGCGGTCCAACAAGGGTTGGTGCAGTGGGTTATGTCTAGATAAGCTTGGGGTCAGCCCCTTCCaagcaaaagaaataaaatctATCTTGCGAGACATAGAACAAACTACACCGACCCCCACTGGACTGCCAAACTCAGTGCCAGCAACATGTTTAAGCAATACGTTAAGCAGAGCTCAACCAGTTATCATCTGGAGGCATGATCTTGAGACTGCCGCTATGAATAGCATGTGAGACATGATTTGCCATTAGCTCTAGAGATTAGTTTATGGCACAATTTCCTTTGTTTCACAAATATTTCCTCAATGCAGAGAGTTATTTCACCAGAAACCCCAAAGGATGGCGGTGCAATATGGTAAAATTACAAAAGATCATACAAGTTGTTAAATAGCAATAGTATCAGTAACAAAGACCTCGCCCTAGTTTTAGGATGGTACCCCGCTGTAGAAAATTTGGACACCACCCATTTAAACAAATGTTTTCAAGCAGGTAAAGAAAATCACTCAATTGAGGGCATTTGGCAGAATGTCATGGCAGATTCCAGTTCCCCAACACAAACTTTTTTTTGACCGAATTCCCCAACACAAACTTGAAAGCGGAAAGCAGTGGAAAATTGGGGATATCAACTTTGTCATGCATATGGACCAACATAGAAATACAACAGCACCAAATGGATATCTTTACCTTTTCTGCTTTAGAATGCTGACAAGGCATTCCTGTAACTGCCTCGATTGCAAAAATACCCCCTGTTTTCCATCACAAAAAACTGGGGCTTATTTTCTCAAATCTTGAAAGAGAAATATCAAACAACACAAGTACTAACATACCATGTTTGTTAGGTAACTCTTCTTCGGACAATACACGCTCATAGCGGCAGCTTCACGAACAAGTAGAAGAAATAAATGAACGAACATACTGATCATGTAGTTGTATGTCAAATTATAGTAATTAAAGCTACTAAAAAGGTGTAAAAATAGTACAGGTTTCCAATGTCGATGTCTTCTCCAGTAGGACAGAAACCTTTATCTTTGAGAATCGATGAGACATGATCAAGTACCTCGTTATGGGGCATCTGCATGTTATAGGGCACCTGCATGCCATGTTCAACTTTTTTGAGACACGATTTTTTTAGGGGGGGCGGGGGATGGGAagtgatgttggtgatgaaCAAACAATTGATGGAGCTGTAATAAAACACCAAACAATTGATGGAGCTGTAATAAAACACCACCACCACATAACAAATGACAACTGAGAGATGACAGAATTAATATGTAAAAGAAAAGCTTGCAGAAGCTTTCAAATAAAGGAAGTCACATTGTCAACAAAACAGTTCAGCTAAAACCTATCCTTGTACCATGTCAGGACAAGTCCCAAAAATATATTGGGCACTTAAGGTTATTGTAAATTAATGAGAACATATATTTGTGGTACAAGTACTGGAAATCATGTAAAATTGAATTGTATTACATGTTTGAAATTTTCAAGTTCTAACACAAACTTTAACATGGCTAGTAATCGTCCGACAGATTCAACAGTTTTTCATATATTGACATGTTCGTTAATAAACAAATATTCTGTAATGAAGCTGTAGCATAGAGGCTGTCAGTGCTACAGAGAATGTTTTCATCTTTATGGTATGCACATCTACTAATAAATTACCAAACATACATATTTAGAATTGCAATAGTTCTATAACACAGATCTCAAGATCCCTAGTAACTACCAACATAGTTATGTACTAAAGTATTTCATAAATTGACACGTTCATTTATATAACAAATATTGCCGACAAAGGCTATCAATGCACATGTAATCAATTAccaaatataataaaaaaattaaccagATGGACCCCATGTTAATGCTTTTGTTGTGCGGACTTACAATAGCAATTATAGAGGTATACTGTCTCTCTCATACATATGACTTGATAAAAGCAAATTCAGAATTTCAGTAAAGCTACTGACTACTGTAGATAATCAATACAGACGAAGTGTCagttaaaacaaaaaaaaattgatcacaCTATCAAATACGATGTTGAATGAACTATTAACCATTCAGTACTCCGCCACGTGTAGATATCCGCCACATTCTTATAAAAAGGGTGGTGCAGTTTATTTTGGTAGGGATAAAATACCCAACTCCAAGAATGCGCTTCTAGCGCAGCAGTAGTGCGTCCAGTTGAGACGCCGTCGGCCAGGGCTCGAACCCCGACTCTCGCAAAAAATTCCCCCCTCGCATGTGCACCTGGTTGTGCGCGCTCCCCATCGTGGTTGAGCGCGTAGGTAGAGGTGCCGCGTTCGGGGAGTTTCTCAACTTAAAAAGAAATGCCTCGGGGACGTCTCTCCCCGCAgggtcaagttttttttttaaaaaatactcaaCTCCGTGTAATTAAAATGTAACATAACACATCAACATGCCATGGAAAAGGAATGCACATCCAACAACTGTTTGTTAAACTTTAATTTAGTATGCCAAACATGACACTAGATTACCAACACTTTCCCATAGCAGCTTTTCAAATAAGCGTGCAGCAACCAGAATCTGGCCCTATGTACTCAGGTAGCTTAAGCAGATAAGTTTAATCAAGAAGCCAGAGAATCAGTGTCCCTTTTGGCAGAACTCAATATTCTGGTGGCATTGACCTGAATCTGAAATTCCTCAAACAAGGCCTAAATAAACAAGTTTATGCAAGTTATGGCTATCCCATTGAAATCAGTTTTATACTAGCTGCCAAACAAATCTTAAATCTCTGGCTCAAACTATAACAAGAGTCTCTagattagatattttgttctttctctcaactgATTCGAGAAGTTTCAGCATTTATATTGATCAGGTTAATGCAGGAACCCCAGAGTAGAAGGGGGAAGACGTTCTTGAACCCAGGGAAGGATGTCTGAGCTATGTTTTTCTAAGAAGTCACTTCTTGCAAGGGACACATTTAGCAAACAGACTATAATTGTAACAGCAACTAATCAACAATTCAGTACCTCTGGATGTGATCGGATATATGCATCAAGAGTTTCACCAGCTTGGGAAATTGCATGAACAAGAAGTAATGCAGCTCTAGTAAGCTTTTTCTCCACCTCCAGTTGTTTATTTTCCTTTCCATTTTGACCTCTCTCCAAGCTAACAGTGTGGTCCAGAATACGATTTATGATAACAGAAAACCCATCTGGCTTGCTTTTGCCGTTTTTGTTGCAGGATGACCCCCCACGGATGTGCTTTTGAGTTGCCAGGAGCAAAATTGCACTCTGGACAAGTTTTCCATCCTTTATGTAATTCCAGAGTTCATCGATAAGATTATTTGTGCGTTCCCCAAGCACTCTAGTCGTATCCAAGAAGATCTTCTGCAAAGACAACCAATAAGGAACAAAACCCAAGAGCTTTTAGAtttatacacaagcacatagaACTGATTAACTTCCAACAGTGCTGCCACATCcaagcaaaacaaaatattcAAAATTTGCTGACATCAATGATCTTCTGCAAAGATAACCAATAGGGAACAAAACTCAAGAGCTTTTAGAAtttatacacaagcacatagaACTGATTAACTTCCAATAATGTTGCCACATCCAAGCAAAACATAATTGAATATTCAAAATTTGCTGACATCAACTTGAAATTGCTAACTCCTCAACTAGTAACTAAAAACATGTCTCAACACGTGAACACATACAAAAAATGACATATTCTGCATTCAACAAATGGGTGTGTAAGAATATTCAATCCTTAAGTTACGGCATTAGTGGTTTGAGATAAGAGCTTGATAACTTTTGTCTATTATGCAGCAAAAGTATCTATTCGAGGAGGATGGATGTGACAAACCATTTCGGGCAGGCACAGAAGATGGATGAGCTTGCAGACATAGTTTACATTTGCCTGGTTGTTATCCACATCCTCCTGGTTAAGAAATGCATTGTCCTCCAGATACTTATGCAGGCAAGTGTTCTCAACTGCAACATGGAGTGGGAGTAGGCCCTCAATGACCTCAGCACCAGCCGTGCGTACATTTGCAGACGCACCATAGCGGAGGAGCAACTTGATCATGTCAACAGAGAACATTTCAGCAGCTTCGTGGAGGGGGAAATATCCATATCGGTTCATGCAGTTGGGATTGGCACGTAACCCAGAAAGCTCAGGTGCCTTGCCCTCCAAGGCAACTTTAGCGCATCGCAGCGCATTTTGCTTGACCATCTGGGTGAAGGTTAGTGGGGTGATTATGAAACCCCATGCCAAGCCACAATCTTGATGATCGAATAAGTCAAGGAAGCGCCGCACGCTATCCTGTTCCAGTATGGGCACCAACCGGGGAAGTAGATCCCATAAG
This genomic window from Phragmites australis chromosome 7, lpPhrAust1.1, whole genome shotgun sequence contains:
- the LOC133923839 gene encoding uncharacterized protein LOC133923839, whose translation is METTHDEEVKSASHEVHGPTMDEWDPWNPPRPPCRPAPPDLDLKSHAKLISEWYDEVNEVIATSRRTNIITPDRTPESVDDALWDLLPRLVPILEQDSVRRFLDLFDHQDCGLAWGFIITPLTFTQMVKQNALRCAKVALEGKAPELSGLRANPNCMNRYGYFPLHEAAEMFSVDMIKLLLRYGASANVRTAGAEVIEGLLPLHVAVENTCLHKYLEDNAFLNQEDVDNNQANVNYVCKLIHLLCLPEMKIFLDTTRVLGERTNNLIDELWNYIKDGKLVQSAILLLATQKHIRGGSSCNKNGKSKPDGFSVIINRILDHTVSLERGQNGKENKQLEVEKKLTRAALLLVHAISQAGETLDAYIRSHPEVPYNMQMPHNEVLDHVSSILKDKGFCPTGEDIDIGNLCRYERVLSEEELPNKHGGIFAIEAVTGMPCQHSKAEKVVRNATPRAWKLKYARRSFFPYWRSVLKSKLPVKVIPGWDMPSLEELENSRNKSAGQGSSPIPDLNLGLVERFKQLSNQHKRTFCSAAFPLLKVLRNA